A genomic stretch from Desulfobacterales bacterium includes:
- a CDS encoding inorganic phosphate transporter — protein MLEIILIIVILAVFFDVSNGWNDSANAIATVVSTRVLSPLQAIIMAAVMNILGAFAFTAVAKTIGSGIVSPTAVTDTVVIAALVTATLWNTVMTKFGMPISCSHALIGGLIGASIAYGGAGILNVGGITKIFMSLLISPFVGLLLGYLFMKLLIMVFGQFPPGKLNRHFGRLQILSSACMAFSHGSNDAQKAMGIITLSLVSGGLLQSLEVPFWVILTCALAMGTGTALGGWRVIKTLGVNMLKLEPIHGFAAETSAAATIIVSSLFGLPVSTTHVVTTSIMGVGSTRRFSAVRWGLAGKILTAWVFTLPICFAAGWLTEELFLFLW, from the coding sequence ATGCTTGAAATCATACTGATAATCGTCATCCTGGCCGTGTTTTTCGACGTCAGCAACGGATGGAACGATTCGGCAAATGCCATTGCCACGGTTGTTTCCACCCGGGTGCTGTCACCCCTCCAGGCGATCATCATGGCCGCCGTCATGAACATTCTGGGCGCTTTTGCTTTCACGGCGGTGGCCAAAACCATCGGGTCGGGAATCGTAAGCCCGACCGCTGTAACCGATACCGTGGTCATAGCCGCCCTTGTGACCGCGACACTATGGAACACCGTTATGACAAAGTTCGGCATGCCCATCAGCTGCTCGCATGCACTCATCGGTGGGTTGATCGGCGCCTCCATCGCCTATGGCGGCGCGGGGATACTGAACGTCGGCGGGATTACCAAGATTTTTATGTCCCTGCTGATTTCCCCTTTTGTCGGGCTTCTGTTGGGGTATCTGTTCATGAAACTCTTGATAATGGTTTTTGGGCAATTTCCACCCGGCAAGCTCAACCGGCATTTCGGAAGGCTGCAGATCCTCTCCTCGGCATGCATGGCTTTCAGCCATGGTTCCAATGACGCCCAGAAGGCCATGGGTATCATCACCCTGTCGCTGGTCAGCGGCGGCCTGCTACAGTCTCTGGAAGTCCCCTTCTGGGTTATTCTGACATGCGCCCTTGCCATGGGAACCGGCACCGCCCTGGGCGGGTGGCGCGTCATCAAGACCCTGGGCGTCAATATGCTCAAGCTTGAGCCGATTCACGGATTTGCCGCCGAAACATCCGCAGCCGCCACCATCATCGTCTCAAGCCTTTTCGGCCTGCCCGTCAGCACCACCCATGTAGTAACCACCTCCATCATGGGAGTCGGTTCCACCCGAAGATTTTCAGCCGTTCGCTGGGGGCTTGCAGGCAAAATT